One genomic window of Paenibacillus xylanilyticus includes the following:
- a CDS encoding NAD(P)-dependent oxidoreductase: MTNTTKAPGETKVGFIGTGVMGKSMAGHIQKAGYPLHVYTRTAAKAEALVNEGAVWHDTPGKLAAECDVIITMVGYPKDVEEIYLGEDGLVANAKPGSFLIDMTTSSPMLAARIFEAAEAKGLHALDAPVSGGDIGARDGKLSIMVGGTEEAFEAVRPLFECMGTNIVLQGKAGSGQHTKMCNQIAIASGMMGVCEALAYAKSSGLDAENVLKSIATGAAGSWSLSNLGPRMIAGDFEPGFYVKHFIKDMGIALESAKAMGMKTPGLALAESLYQEISRNGLDEKGTQVLYTYYLQS; encoded by the coding sequence ATGACAAATACGACGAAGGCACCTGGAGAGACGAAAGTTGGCTTTATCGGTACAGGCGTTATGGGGAAAAGCATGGCAGGTCACATCCAGAAAGCGGGCTATCCGCTGCATGTGTATACCCGCACAGCTGCCAAAGCGGAGGCGTTGGTGAATGAAGGGGCCGTTTGGCACGATACACCAGGCAAGCTTGCGGCTGAGTGTGATGTCATCATCACCATGGTAGGATATCCGAAGGATGTAGAGGAGATTTATCTTGGCGAGGACGGTCTTGTGGCCAATGCCAAACCAGGTTCATTCCTGATTGATATGACGACATCCAGTCCCATGCTGGCTGCTCGCATCTTCGAGGCGGCAGAAGCCAAGGGGCTGCATGCCTTGGATGCACCCGTATCGGGTGGAGATATTGGCGCACGCGATGGCAAGCTGTCCATCATGGTTGGTGGCACCGAGGAAGCATTCGAAGCGGTACGACCGCTGTTCGAATGTATGGGCACCAACATTGTATTGCAGGGCAAGGCCGGTTCCGGTCAGCATACCAAAATGTGCAACCAGATTGCCATTGCATCCGGCATGATGGGCGTATGCGAAGCACTCGCCTATGCCAAGAGTTCGGGGCTTGACGCGGAGAACGTGCTGAAGAGCATTGCTACCGGGGCAGCCGGAAGCTGGTCGCTGAGCAATCTCGGTCCGCGCATGATCGCAGGCGATTTCGAGCCTGGATTCTATGTGAAACATTTTATTAAAGACATGGGAATTGCCCTCGAATCGGCCAAAGCCATGGGCATGAAGACGCCAGGACTGGCACTGGCTGAATCCCTGTATCAGGAAATATCCAGAAACGGTCTGGATGAGAAGGGCACGCAGGTGCTCTATACGTACTATCTTCAATCATAA
- a CDS encoding nuclease-related domain-containing protein codes for MFKKILSLFKTQPELASSITASAPAMPDTGPAPARMTRSRRKPKSKSKHEAAWISEPEEPTTAERLYSLPGQYKVLSDLLVANPKSRSGYSQIDHVVIGPRGIFVIETRNLTTGEIRGGRREANWTVSTSRIKMYNPLMQHRGHVEAVHAHLGDYKRIRMISMVTFTNRCRISVDPAVRYVNSDELVIYDHELVETILRKTERLEAEVPETLFKEQDIQAIYSLLSSANCTEPQTRAEHIEKAKGIK; via the coding sequence ATGTTCAAAAAAATCCTGTCTCTGTTCAAGACACAGCCAGAGCTTGCGAGTTCAATTACGGCTTCGGCCCCCGCGATGCCGGATACGGGCCCCGCACCTGCCCGAATGACGCGGAGCAGACGCAAACCCAAATCCAAATCCAAACATGAAGCCGCCTGGATCAGCGAGCCGGAAGAACCGACTACAGCAGAACGACTGTACAGTCTCCCGGGACAATATAAGGTTTTGAGTGATCTGCTCGTGGCCAATCCCAAGTCCCGTTCAGGCTATTCTCAGATTGATCATGTTGTTATTGGTCCGCGGGGGATCTTCGTGATCGAGACCCGTAACCTGACAACAGGCGAGATTCGGGGTGGGCGCAGAGAAGCCAACTGGACGGTCAGTACCAGTCGCATTAAGATGTATAATCCGCTGATGCAGCATCGGGGTCATGTGGAGGCGGTTCATGCACACCTCGGAGATTATAAGCGGATCCGCATGATATCCATGGTGACCTTCACCAATCGCTGCCGGATCAGTGTCGATCCTGCGGTACGGTATGTGAATTCCGATGAACTGGTGATATATGATCATGAATTGGTTGAGACCATTCTGCGCAAAACGGAAAGGCTCGAAGCAGAAGTGCCTGAAACGTTGTTTAAGGAGCAGGATATTCAGGCTATCTATTCCCTGCTGTCGTCAGCCAATTGCACAGAGCCTCAGACTCGGGCCGAACATATCGAGAAGGCTAAGGGGATTAAATAG
- a CDS encoding DUF2642 domain-containing protein, with translation MKFPTMWLGKSIELTLSGCKLPIQGEIIDMGQDLIVVYGDQRFTYVPLHHLQSMHIIKGGDAGSTSSVPAPDPEMDHNNISYRKILMNARGRFSEISIGGRTLHGYITNIMNDYFIFFSPLHHSVYVSINHLKYIIPSPTNSTPYSLSQQHFPIQPASMPLSRTMDQQLQKMVGELVILNLGDKPYRAGLLKAADNKLIELVEAEGQSLIMHTDHIQTIHLP, from the coding sequence GTGAAATTCCCAACAATGTGGCTTGGAAAATCCATCGAATTGACACTATCTGGCTGTAAACTTCCAATTCAGGGTGAGATCATTGATATGGGTCAGGACCTGATTGTTGTTTACGGAGATCAACGATTCACCTATGTACCTCTTCATCACCTTCAATCCATGCACATAATTAAAGGGGGCGATGCCGGTTCCACCTCTAGCGTGCCAGCGCCTGATCCCGAGATGGATCACAACAATATATCGTACCGCAAAATATTAATGAATGCCCGTGGCAGATTCAGTGAAATTTCGATAGGCGGGCGTACACTGCACGGTTATATTACGAACATTATGAACGATTACTTCATCTTCTTCTCTCCGCTGCATCATTCGGTCTACGTCTCCATCAATCATCTGAAATATATCATTCCTTCTCCAACCAACAGCACGCCTTATTCCCTAAGCCAGCAGCATTTCCCCATTCAGCCTGCGTCCATGCCTCTTTCCCGGACAATGGACCAACAGCTTCAGAAAATGGTTGGTGAACTTGTCATCCTGAATCTTGGTGACAAGCCATATCGGGCTGGATTGCTGAAGGCCGCAGACAATAAGCTGATTGAACTGGTAGAGGCAGAAGGTCAGTCCTTGATTATGCATACCGATCATATTCAAACCATTCATCTGCCTTGA
- a CDS encoding arsenic transporter, whose amino-acid sequence MPDYQLWLTFGVFIITVIFLMWRPGGLNESIPTSLGALLLVITGVSSFAHIVGIFGIVSGAAVTILSTIVMSIILESIGFFRWIAINMIEKARGSGFRLFWLILLLCFLMTIFFNNDGSILITTPIILRICSILRLKVHQQLPYLISGALIATASSAPIGLSNLANLIALQMVGLNLNTYTQMMFVPSMLGIMVMTILLFYYFRKSIPKVIHHYPMSMQSSSGSAYHPLQTGDQEAQPNYSDKNVDWWLFRVCIGIVVFIRAGYFLAEQWGIPMEIVAITGVVLMLAVRWYRTRTGLKDVVTQTPWHILLFAFSIYIIVDSLHRAGMTAVIVQWMKPMVEGGDASLIAVSGLMLTLLSNLLNNLPSVMIGTFAVTDLQLGDTQLHLAYLANILGSDIGALLTPIGTLATLIWMFILKTHHVRVSWKQYMKVTFIVIPISLIVSLFSLYIWTSILY is encoded by the coding sequence ATGCCTGATTACCAGTTGTGGTTAACCTTCGGGGTGTTTATTATTACTGTCATTTTCCTGATGTGGCGACCTGGCGGATTAAATGAGTCCATTCCTACTTCGCTTGGCGCCCTTCTTCTTGTGATAACGGGTGTAAGCAGCTTCGCTCATATCGTTGGCATCTTCGGGATTGTATCCGGCGCTGCCGTAACCATCCTCTCGACTATTGTTATGTCCATCATTCTTGAGAGCATCGGTTTTTTTCGCTGGATCGCCATCAATATGATCGAAAAGGCACGAGGCTCCGGCTTCCGATTATTCTGGCTGATTCTATTACTCTGTTTTCTCATGACCATCTTCTTCAATAACGACGGCAGTATACTGATTACAACTCCGATCATCCTCCGAATCTGTTCCATCCTACGCCTCAAAGTGCATCAGCAATTACCTTACCTGATCTCAGGTGCACTCATCGCTACAGCTTCCAGTGCCCCAATCGGACTTAGTAATCTCGCCAATCTCATTGCCTTGCAAATGGTCGGATTGAACCTAAACACCTACACCCAGATGATGTTTGTGCCATCGATGCTGGGGATCATGGTAATGACCATACTGCTGTTCTATTATTTTCGCAAAAGTATTCCCAAGGTTATTCATCACTACCCAATGTCCATGCAATCCTCATCCGGTTCCGCGTATCATCCGCTGCAAACAGGGGATCAGGAGGCGCAACCAAATTATAGCGATAAAAACGTAGACTGGTGGTTGTTCCGTGTCTGTATCGGGATTGTTGTATTCATTCGTGCAGGATACTTTCTCGCTGAGCAGTGGGGAATCCCTATGGAGATTGTTGCCATCACTGGTGTTGTTCTGATGCTCGCTGTGCGTTGGTATCGTACCCGGACTGGACTTAAGGATGTAGTTACACAAACACCCTGGCACATTCTGCTCTTCGCCTTCAGCATTTATATTATCGTGGATAGTCTTCACCGGGCTGGAATGACAGCGGTCATCGTTCAGTGGATGAAGCCCATGGTAGAAGGTGGTGACGCCAGTCTCATTGCCGTATCGGGTCTAATGCTCACTCTATTATCCAATCTGCTCAATAACCTGCCTTCCGTCATGATTGGCACCTTTGCAGTAACCGATCTTCAATTAGGTGATACCCAGCTGCATCTGGCTTACCTTGCCAACATTCTGGGGAGTGATATTGGAGCCTTGCTGACACCGATAGGTACTCTAGCAACGTTGATCTGGATGTTTATTTTGAAGACCCACCATGTTCGAGTCTCTTGGAAACAGTATATGAAAGTAACCTTCATAGTGATACCAATTAGTCTAATTGTCAGCCTATTTTCCCTATATATTTGGACGTCTATTCTATATTGA